One Ranitomeya imitator isolate aRanImi1 chromosome 1, aRanImi1.pri, whole genome shotgun sequence DNA window includes the following coding sequences:
- the LOC138658259 gene encoding piggyBac transposable element-derived protein 4-like — MSDSNAGSSFRHNPRKRVCRFTSDEIMRMLEESDSEHEDEPYVPSDDENYVPQVDVTEEDSDIEQEMVIEHENEYESDESVEDDSVPQSAGDIWTAKDETQWCSNPLPNAQTKSRNVLRQRGGPAAISNLYTAKELFKSIMTPEMCDIILRETNRKAKRVCDAYNNELVQRFPDSSKRPPQKTFKQFTETELHAFLGILIAAGVHRANKENLEEMWNVAALPLIRAAMSRDRFKMILRFIRFDNENTRAERVQTDKAAPIRDIWTMLNSNLERAYKPYHCITVDEQLFPFRGHTKFTQYIPSKPAKYGIKIFWACDSSNAYPLQGQLYTGKPTDGPRQVNIGERTVLDLVSSYKGSGRNVTTDNFFTTMELAKVLNSWNMTLVGTVRKNKRFLPNNMQPAKERPVYSTNFAYNHDATVCSYVPKKNKSVVLLSSMHMTGEVEETLAAKPEIIKYYNITKGGVDVMDKMLGEYTVKRRTSRWTLAFFYNMIDVSGLASYIIYREHNPSFRAKDQRRKFLKDLANQLCMIAIEDRSTNKMIMRNHFLRGAVEMVLGRCIVVASQPAAGPKIPHGSRGPSPVVGSCYVCRDLRRKQRKTRKSCVVCVKPICDEHSVAKPTCITCKENQ; from the exons atgagtgatagtaatgctggatctagtttccgccataatccaagaaaacgtgtttgcag atttacgtctgacgaaataatgcgaatgctagaagaatctgattctgagcatgaggatgaaccatatgttccatctgatgatgaaaactatgtaccacaagtggatgttactgaagaagattcagacattgaacaagaaatggtcatagagcatgaaaatgaatacgaatcagacgaaagtgttgaggatgattctgtgcctcaaagtgcaggcgacatttggactgctaaggatgaaactcaatggtgcagtaatccactgccaaatgcacaaacaaaatctcgtaatgtcctacgacaaagaggtggccctgcagcaatcagcaacctatatacagcaaaagagctattcaagtccatcatgactcccgagatgtgtgacatcatattacgggaaacgaatcgaaaggccaagagagtttgtgatgcttacaacaacgaactggtacaacgttttcctgattcttccaaacggccaccacaaaaaacattcaagcaatttactgaaactgaacttcatgcatttttgggcatactgattgctgctggtgtgcacagagccaacaaagagaatctggaggaaatgtggaatgttgctgctctgcctcttatacgtgcagccatgtctcgtgaccgcttcaagatgatactcagatttatcaggtttgacaacgaaaatacacgtgcagaacgtgtgcaaacagataaagctgcaccaatacgggacatctggacaatgctgaacagtaatctggagagagcctacaagccatatcattgtatcaccgtcgacgagcaattatttccatttagaggtcatactaaatttacccagtatataccttcaaaaccagctaaatatggcataaagattttctgggcttgtgactcatcaaatgcctaccctttacaaggtcagctctacactgggaaaccaactgatggtcctcgacaagtaaacattggagaacgaacagtattggacctagtgagctcgtataaaggctctggaagaaatgtcaccaccgataacttctttacaaccatggaactagctaaggtattgaactcctggaacatgacactagttggtacagtgagaaaaaacaaaaggttcctacctaacaacatgcagcctgccaaagaaaggcctgtatactcgacaaattttgcctacaatcatgatgcaacagtctgttcatatgtaccaaagaagaacaaatcagtcgtgcttctatcatctatgcacatgacgggagaagttgaagagacactagcagccaagccagagataataaaatactacaacataacaaaaggtggcgttgatgttatggataaaatgttgggagagtacactgtgaaacgacgaacatcacgttggactttggcatttttctacaatatgattgatgtcagtgggttagcatcctacatcatctacagagaacacaatccaagcttcagggcaaaggatcaacgaagaaagttcctgaaagatctcgcaaatcagctgtgtatgattgcaattgaagatcgtagtacaaacaaaatgataatgagaaaccattttcttcgaggtgcagtagaaatggtgcttggacgatgcattgtggtagcatcgcagccagcagctggccccaaaatacctcatggtagtcgtggaccctcccctgttgttggtagttgctatgtctgcagagacctgaggcgaaaacaacgcaagactagaaagtcttgtgtggtttgtgtgaaacccatttgcgatgaacactctgtagcaaagccaacatgcattacttgcaaagaaaatcaataa